A genomic stretch from Strongyloides ratti genome assembly S_ratti_ED321, chromosome : 1 includes:
- a CDS encoding Proteolipid membrane potential modulator family-containing protein: MPLTCSDCPKICCSVIIPPVGVFFEKGCSVHLAINILLTLLGYIPGLIHACFIIVKY, encoded by the exons ATGCCATTAACTTGTAGCGATTGCCCAAAAATTTGTTGCAGTGTAATTATTCCA cCTGTTGGTGTTTTCTTTGAAAAAGGATGCAGTGTTCATTTGGCTATCAATATTCTTTTGACACTTCTTGGATATATACCAGGTCTTATACATGCATGctttattattgtaaaatattag
- a CDS encoding Ubiquitin thioesterase OTUB2 — protein sequence MSAENQIPRTVNEVTNNELDDNGKTLQQQLQENEHLLYEQSRIFSLQIEDEVRNNQELIGPKSNILTLVEAYVPETSPEYSKKAVQLSNTYGHVRRVRGDGNCFYRSILTALLEKCLTDKSLLEQFKKLAGEWRDKFFAMGFPELTTSDFCDSIDELLKDLGNDVYDCNSLMVTLGDENIANYYVAYMRILTSAFLRENKELYEGFIEGERTMEAFCLDEVEPMWKECDHITIIALVNALKVNIRIEYMDQSHSPEGGIHYDICGSDSPNTEPFLFFLYRPGHYDILYKD from the exons ATGTCTGCTGAAAATCAAATACCACGAACAGTTAACGAAGTTACTAATAATGAATTAGACGACAATGGCAAAACATTACAACAACAGTTACAGGAGAATGAACATTTACTATATGAGCAATCAAGGATATTTTCATTACAAATTGAGGATGAAGTAAGAAATAATCAAGAGTTAATTGGACcaaaatcaaatatattaactTTGGTTGAGGCATATGTTCCTGAGACATCACCAgaatattctaaaaaagcTGTACAATTATCAAATACATATGGACATGTGAGGCGTGTCCGTGGTGATGGAAATTGTTTCTATAG atcaATTTTGACAGCACTCCttgaaaaatgtttaactgataaaagtttactagaacaatttaaaaaactagCAGGAGAATGGagagataaattttttgctATGGGTTTTCCTGAATTGACGACCTCAGATTTTTGTGATAGTATTGATGAATTGTTAAAAGATTTAGGAAATGATGTTTATGATTGTAATTCATTAATGGTAACATTAGGTGATGAAAATATTGCTAATTATTATGTTGCATACATGAGAATATTAACATCAGCTTTTTTAAGAGAAAATAAGGAGTTGTATGAAGGTTTTATTGAAGGTGAAAGGACAATGGAGGCATTTTGTTTGGATGAGGTAGAACCTATGTGGAAGGAATGCGATCATATCACAATAATTGCTCTTGTAAATGCTTTAAAAGTTAACATTCGTATTGAATATATGGATCAAAGTCACAGTCCAGAAGGTGGTATTCACTATGATATTTGTGGTAGTGATTCCCCTAACACAGaaccatttttatttttcctttACAGACCAGGGCATTAtgatattttgtataaagaCTAA
- a CDS encoding Zinc finger, C2H2 domain and Zinc finger C2H2-type/integrase DNA-binding domain and Zinc finger, C2H2-like domain-containing protein: MMNDLEGKNIIHHTYENCLSYLDIMYKCYACEEMFIDPMLRSVHASTHPDNLIAGIDIHSISIDDNQNTDQQEYGLRYFEDGNGLIDSNNTREEDEWSRGCDDGKNNNEKAFICSVCGKQFGCSSSLQRHNRLHKGSLCYKCVICSKTFTRTDTFNIHGMKHIQGYAGLECPLPNCTLTLKGVDAVTEHIKTSHENSIFNCKECGKGFTRSENLMIHYYNFHGPLKINRTLCKV, translated from the exons ATGATGAACGATTTAGAAGGAAAAAATATCATTCATCATACTTATGAAAATTGCCTTTCCTATCTTGACATCATGTATAAATGTTATGCTTGTGAGGAAATGTTCATTGATCCAATGTTAAGATCTGTTCATGCATCAACTCATCCGGATAATCTTATTGCTGGTATTGATATTCATTCCATATCAATTGATGATAATCAAAATACTGATCAACAGGAGTATGGTCTTAGATATTTTGAAGATGGTAATGGGCTAATTGATAGTAATAATACTAGAGAAGAAGATGAATGGAGTAGAGGTTGTGATGATGGTAAAAAT aaTAATGAAAAAGCTTTCATATGTAGTGTATGTGGTAAACAATTTGGATGTTCCTCCTCACTCCAAAGGCACAATCGTCTCCATAAAGGATCTCTATGTTATAAATGTGTCATATGTTCGAAAACATTTACTAGAACTGATACATTTAATATTCATGGAATGAAACATATCCAGGGTTATGCTGGTCTTGAATGCCCGTTACCTAACTGTACTCTTACACTTAAAGGAGTTGATGCTGTTACTGAACATATCAAAACATCCCATGAgaatagtatttttaattgtaaggAATGTGGCAAAGGATTTACAAGAAgtgaaaatttaatgatacaTTACTATAATTTTCACGGACCCCTTAAAATCAATAGGACATTATgtaaagtttaa
- a CDS encoding Thrombospondin, type 1 repeat and Apple-like domain-containing protein → MNYIFFVFILFLLPQIALTCSYFPILYGVNTQQPLGYSTNIFIRNSDDCRDACIKETNITCTAFLWPGYPGHCYLFDKVNLSIQIFKDDGPYILYVKSCNDTIPSIGYCEFTVNQTGITYHPSAKAESPGQTTQESCFQFCINQYKGFNYEAFIVNPNGLSNCMLYEDIPQDLPTGNLNLWTKNCHAPPKNCEYTQWSEWGACSATCDGVHIKTREVLQEGDPNGVPCLDSEKSLTENCSVSCDSICTYGNWSMWSECDENCNQFSTRELLTGKVEECDTIDEPLINNKNCTGGACPTPPPPVTTTITVEITETTPITSTLPPTTFSSSKIVQSSSTLAPCIFGNWSDWSECNKDCIQNKERPLISGEEDYCITMNDTLIETRSCTGGLCPPPGTSPHPIIVEDGCRIDNVDSNSRPSKNFKAVGKQENCITRCKSETKFKCGAYITAGPGKSCILFGNVTKPVMQVSNSIYYMQDINCVVGKTPETAICVWEKQENKVDGTTGTTANVAYRYYTMDANHCEQLCNMNHPLFDTEYCGAWVFNPVAGFMKTSPNCYLYKPLTNGDISSFQSGSGDLYIKKCS, encoded by the exons atgaattatatattttttgtttttatactttttttattaccacAAATTGCATTAACAT GTTCCTATTTTCCAATATTATATGGTGTTAATACACAACAACCATTAGGATACTCAACTAACATATTCATACGTAATAGTGATGATTGTCGTGATGCATGTATCAAAGAAACTAATATTACCTGTACAGCTTTTTTATGGCCAGGATATCCTGGACATTGTTATCTTTTTGATAAAGTTAATCTAtcaatacaaatatttaaagatgaTGGACCATATATTCTTTATGTTAAAAGTTGTAATGATACAATTCCATCAATAGGATATTGTGAATTTACTGTTAATCAAACAGGTATCACTTACCATCCATCTGCAAAAGCAGAATCACCGGGGCAAACAACACAAGAATCATGTTTTCAATTTTGTATAAATCAATATAAAGGATTTAATTATGAAGCATTTATTGTTAATCCAAATGGTTTATCTAATTGTATGCTTTATGAAGATATTCCACAAGATTTACCAACTGGTAACTTAAATTTATGGACAAAAAATTGTCATGCACCACCaa aaaATTGTGAATATACACAATGGAGTGAATGGGGAGCATGTTCAGCGACGTGTGATGGTGTTCACATAAAAACAAGAGAAGTCTTACAAGAAGGTGATCCTAATGGTGTTCCCTGTTTAGATTCAGAAAAATCATTAACAGAAAATTGTTCCGTT TCCTGCGACTCAATATGTACATACGGTAATTGGAGTATGTGGAGTGAATGTGATGAAAATTGTAATCAGTTTTCTACAAGAGAATTATTAACAGGAAAAGTAGAAGAATGTGATACAATTGATGAAccattgataaataataaaaattgtactGGTGGCGCCTGTCCAACACCACCACCTCCAGTAACAACAACAATAACAGTAGAAATTACAGAGACAACTCCCATCACCTCAACATTACCTCCAACAACATTTTCGTCATCAAAAATTGTCCAATCATCATCAACTTTAGCACCATGTATTTTTGGTAATTGGTCAGATTGGAGTGAATGTAATAAAGATTGTATACAAAACAAAGAAAGACCATTAATTTCTGGTGAGGAGGATTACTGTATAACAATGAATGATACACTTATAGAAACAAGATCATGTACTGGAGGATTATGTCCACCTCCAGGAACATCACCTCATCCAATTATTGTTGAAGATGGTTGTAGAATAGATAATGTTGATTCTAATTCTCGTccatcaaaaaattttaaagctGTAGGTAAACAAGAAAATTGTATTACTAGATGTAAAAGTGAAACAAAGTTTAAATGTGGAGCATATATAACAGCAGGTCCAGGAAAATCATGTATATTATTTGGAAATGTTACAAAACCAGTGATGCAAGTTTCAAattcaatatattatatgCAAGATATAAATTGTGTTGTGGGAA aaacaCCCGAAACAGCAATATGTGTATGGGAAAAACAAGAAAACAAAGTCGATGGTACAACAGGGACAACAGCAAATGTAGCATATCGATATTATACTATGGATGCTAATCATTGTGAACAACTATGTAACATGAATCATCCATTATTTGATACAGAATATTGTGGAGCTTGGGTTTTTAATCCGGTAGCAGGTTTTATGAAAACTTCACCTAATTGTTACTTATACAAACCATTAACTAATGGTGACATAAGTTCTTTCCAAAGTGGTTCTGgtgatttatatattaaaaaatgttcttaa
- a CDS encoding 7TM GPCR, serpentine receptor class v (Srv) family-containing protein: protein MYIILFSKQYSDLKSAYYQLQFYILIVDFLSYLNSNASNRLPNYGVFNNFFETLRIQEFDIRIINFICYTTIFSQYIGVVFLSLNRFTAIYLHIYYDKFWKYLLPVAVLIIYLFPLIFTWPYLCNLTVYRILWDDDGEGGYNITTKQNKCIFFDKALVVSTFSFGCSSISAVLNFASLAHLVKEKGFLALFRNNKKCPKKTISEYEMNKTRSERNMLLCSILSFFFGLLFGICSQLSAYFAERKMWRGFRINCMAISVFYDLTSLSKCWMLFITSSTIRKEIKRIFFGNSNLTRVKLINLRSSNIIPVGKKTKTEKSKSSI from the exons atgtatattattttattttcaaagcAATATTCTGATTTAAAATCGGCTTACTATcaattacaattttatattctCATTGTG gattttttatcatatttaaattcaAATGCCTCAAATAGATTACCGAATTATGgtgtatttaataatttttttgaaacattACGTATTCAAGAATTTGATATaagaattataaattttatttgttatacaACAATCTTTTCACAATATATAGGTGttgtatttttatcattaaatagaTTTACAGCTATctatttacatatttattatgataag ttctGGAAATACTTATTACCAGTTGCcgttttaataatatatttatttccattaatttttacCTGGCCATATCTTTGTAATTTAACAGTTTATAGAATCCTTTGGGATGATGATGGAGAAGGTGgttataatattacaacaaaacaaaataaatgtatattttttgataaagcATTAGTTGTATCTACATTTTCATTTGGTTGTTCATCCATCTCTGCTGTACTTAATTTTGCCTCATTAGCTCATCTTGTCAAAGAGAAGGGATTTCTTGCactttttagaaataataaaaaatgtccTAAAAAAACTATTAGTGAATATGAGATGAATAAAACTAGAAGTGAAAGGAATATGTTATTATGttcaatattatcatttttctttGGACTATTATTTGGAATTTGTTCT caaTTATCTGCCTACTTTGCTGAACGTAAAATGTGGAGAGGTTTCAGAATTAATTGTATGGCTATTTCTgttttttatgatttaacATCACTCTCAAAATGTTGGATGTTGTTTATAACAAGTTCAACAATCAGAAAAGAGATTAAAAGGATATTCTTTGGTAACAGTAATCTTACTCgggtaaaattaattaaccTTCGTTCATCAAATATTATTCCTGTTggaaaaaaaacaaaaactgaaaaaagtaaaagttcaatttaa
- a CDS encoding Speckle-type POZ protein — MSNSDSSSTTKNKVVFHESNSSIVIDTVHLRHEMTISNFSSLLKLSMPKSCIRSDIFIDPNIPKVCWEIFLYPGKEKNCNIIFFGLNMSTLIPVEELTLRACCRFSFIKDNGECQYSTECIKDFHLIAPYFIQIGCIKTMSRLTVEECIRNDNSLFLVCEIEYIPNQERFFSSVTFKNSLQKKDITTSDVNYISRISEMYELKRLTDFKIICDDHQFLVHKFILATHSPVFRAMFCHNNTNEVKDNCLTIIDSNPFIVEKMIKYMYYLEINNTLNVDEGLGLLHLAEKYDIISLKNLCEKELLTKISNDNVCMILQNADIYNANILKDICIKMISQSFKKVMKTKEWDQLKNTHPAVIDEILYYITSSC; from the exons atgagtAATTCAGATTCATCTTCTACcacaaaaaataaagtagTTTTTCATGAAAGTAATAGTTCAATTGTCATTGATACTGTTCACCTACGCCATGAAATGAct ataagtaatttttcatcattattaaaattatcaatgcCTAAATCATGTATCAGAagtgatatttttattgatccAAATATACCAAAAGTTTGTTGGGAGATTTTTCTTTATCCtggtaaagaaaaaaattgtaatattattttttttggatTAAATATGTCAACACTGATACCGGTTGAAGAGTTAACATTAAGAGCATGTTGTagattttcttttattaaagataatgGAGAGTGCCAATATAGTACTGAGTGTATCAAGGACTTTCATCTTATAGCACCATATTTTATTCAGATTGGTTGTATTAAAACTATGTCAAGATTAACTGTTGAAGAATGTATAAGAAATGATAACTCATTATTTTTGGTATGTGAAATTGAATATATTCCAAATCAGGAAAGATTTTTTTCAAGtgttacttttaaaaatagtcttcaaaaaaaagacattACTACTTCTGatgttaattatatttcaagAATATCAGAAATGtatgaattaaaaagattaactgattttaaaattatctgtGATGATCATCAATTTTTAGttcataaatttatattagcTACACATAGTCCTGTCTTTAGAGCAATGTTTTGTCATAATAATACCAATGAAGTTAAAGATAATTGTTTAACTATCATTGATTCAAACCCATTTATTGttgaaaaaatgattaagtatatgtattatttagaaataaacAATACTTTGAATGTTGATGAAGGATTAGGTTTGTTACACTTAGCTGAAAAGTATGatataatttcattaaaaaatttatgtgaaaaagaacttttaacaaaaatatctAATGATAATGTTTGTATGATTTTACAAAACGCCGATATTTATAATGCCAATATTTTGAAGGATATCTGTATTAAAATG atttcacaatcttttaaaaaagtaatgaaAACTAAAGAATGGGATCAACTTAAAAATACACATCCAGCAGTTATtgatgaaatattatattatattacttCTTCCTGTTAA